In the genome of Rhodothermales bacterium, one region contains:
- the nusG gene encoding transcription termination/antitermination protein NusG gives MAERIRKWYVLRTFSGHEKKVKEYLEREMTRLGLEEKLPEIMIPTETVFEMRGGKKRTREKNFFPGYILLHCILDKELQHILSQVPSVVGFLTTGDEPTALRQEEVNRILGKMDEALEAGEQPEIPFKNGDPVKVVDGPFNNFNGIVEEVYPDKAKVKVMVSIFGRKTPLELDYLQVEHEE, from the coding sequence ATGGCTGAAAGAATCCGGAAATGGTATGTCCTTCGCACGTTCTCGGGACACGAGAAGAAAGTGAAGGAGTACCTGGAGCGCGAAATGACCCGTCTTGGGCTCGAGGAGAAGCTCCCCGAAATCATGATCCCGACGGAAACCGTATTCGAAATGCGGGGCGGAAAGAAGCGTACGCGGGAGAAGAACTTCTTCCCGGGCTACATCCTGTTGCATTGTATCCTGGACAAGGAACTGCAGCACATCCTGTCCCAGGTCCCTTCGGTCGTCGGTTTCCTGACGACCGGCGACGAGCCGACTGCGCTCCGTCAGGAGGAAGTGAATCGGATCCTCGGCAAGATGGACGAGGCCCTCGAAGCAGGCGAGCAGCCGGAAATCCCGTTCAAGAACGGCGATCCGGTCAAGGTTGTGGACGGTCCATTCAACAACTTCAACGGCATAGTCGAAGAAGTCTACCCGGACAAGGCCAAGGTCAAGGTCATGGTCTCCATCTTCGGACGGAAAACCCCGCTCGAACTGGACTATTTGCAGGTTGAGCACGAAGAGTGA
- the rplA gene encoding 50S ribosomal protein L1 yields MAKRGKRYRAVQKLVSETEGPIDMGTAAELLKQTASAKFDESVDLDIRLGVDPRHADQMVRGMVALPHGTGKDVRVLVLASEGKQQEARDAGADFVGLEDMAEKIQKQGWTDFDVMIATPDVMAVVGRLGRILGPRGLMPNPKSGTVTMDVAAAVKDVKAGKIDFRVDKAGILHVAIGKASFSAEQIKENAEAFIREVMRLRPASAKGLYVRSITLSTTMGPGIPVDRNVVTSSLR; encoded by the coding sequence ATGGCAAAAAGAGGGAAACGCTACCGCGCGGTCCAGAAGCTGGTTTCTGAGACCGAGGGGCCCATCGACATGGGTACGGCGGCAGAGCTGTTGAAGCAGACGGCATCGGCCAAGTTCGATGAGTCCGTCGATCTGGATATCCGTTTGGGTGTCGATCCGCGCCACGCCGACCAGATGGTCCGTGGCATGGTTGCCCTGCCGCACGGCACGGGCAAGGATGTCCGGGTCCTCGTCCTGGCTTCGGAAGGCAAGCAGCAGGAGGCACGCGATGCCGGTGCTGACTTCGTCGGTCTGGAAGACATGGCGGAAAAGATCCAGAAGCAAGGATGGACCGATTTCGACGTCATGATTGCGACCCCCGATGTCATGGCCGTGGTCGGCCGACTGGGGCGCATCCTCGGTCCCCGGGGACTCATGCCGAACCCGAAGAGCGGAACCGTCACCATGGACGTGGCCGCAGCGGTGAAGGATGTCAAGGCCGGCAAGATCGACTTCCGTGTCGACAAGGCAGGAATCCTGCATGTCGCCATTGGAAAGGCATCGTTCTCGGCCGAGCAGATCAAGGAGAACGCGGAAGCGTTCATCCGCGAGGTCATGCGCCTTCGTCCGGCATCGGCGAAGGGCTTGTACGTCCGCTCGATAACGCTTTCCACCACAATGGGTCCTGGCATTCCGGTCGATCGGAATGTGGTCACCAGCTCACTCCGGTAA
- the secE gene encoding preprotein translocase subunit SecE produces the protein MNKVTEYLQEVAKEMRKVTWPSQQELTSNTIVTIVATLVMSLFIFGTDRVISTVLEVIYG, from the coding sequence ATGAACAAGGTCACAGAGTATCTTCAGGAAGTTGCCAAGGAAATGCGGAAGGTCACCTGGCCTTCTCAGCAGGAGCTGACCAGCAACACCATCGTTACCATCGTTGCCACGTTGGTCATGTCGCTCTTCATCTTCGGGACGGACCGCGTAATCAGCACCGTCCTGGAAGTTATCTATGGTTGA
- the rplJ gene encoding 50S ribosomal protein L10, translating into MAMTKTQKEAAVVELVDKLQQTPTIYLTNYSGLTVSQATELRTRFRAVGVEYKVVKNTMLRLAMEQIGGYDEVFDALHGPTAVAFSEEPSAPARVIKKFLDETKQTLPSLKAAHVEGAVYEADALEMLTQLKSKDELIGEIVGLLQSPITNVVGALQAQGSNIVGAIKTIAEKAEA; encoded by the coding sequence ATGGCAATGACGAAAACACAGAAGGAAGCGGCTGTTGTCGAGCTCGTTGACAAGCTCCAGCAGACCCCGACCATCTACCTCACGAATTACTCCGGTCTGACCGTGTCCCAGGCAACCGAACTGCGTACGCGGTTCCGTGCTGTTGGCGTCGAGTACAAGGTGGTGAAGAACACCATGCTCCGTCTCGCCATGGAGCAGATCGGTGGATATGACGAAGTGTTCGATGCACTTCATGGCCCCACGGCCGTGGCGTTCTCGGAAGAGCCGTCAGCACCCGCCCGGGTCATCAAGAAATTCCTGGATGAGACGAAGCAGACCCTTCCGTCGCTGAAAGCGGCGCACGTCGAGGGTGCGGTCTATGAGGCCGATGCGCTTGAAATGCTCACGCAGCTCAAGTCGAAGGACGAACTCATCGGAGAAATCGTTGGTCTTCTGCAGTCGCCCATCACGAATGTGGTTGGAGCGCTGCAGGCCCAGGGTTCCAACATTGTTGGCGCCATCAAGACCATCGCTGAAAAGGCGGAAGCCTGA
- the rplK gene encoding 50S ribosomal protein L11, with the protein MAKKIDGYIKLQIKAGQASPAPPIGPALGQKGVNIMEFCKAFNAATQDRMGLILPVVITVFADKSFTFIVKSPPAAVLLKTAAKIKSGAADPLRETAGSVTWAQCREIAEQKMKDLNAFDLDQAARMIAGTARSMGIKVKGAPQA; encoded by the coding sequence ATGGCAAAAAAGATAGACGGTTACATCAAGCTCCAGATCAAGGCCGGTCAGGCGTCGCCTGCACCCCCCATTGGTCCGGCCCTTGGTCAGAAAGGCGTCAACATCATGGAGTTCTGCAAGGCGTTCAACGCGGCAACCCAGGATCGGATGGGTCTCATCCTGCCTGTGGTCATCACCGTCTTTGCAGACAAGTCCTTCACGTTCATCGTCAAGAGTCCACCGGCTGCGGTGCTCCTGAAGACGGCCGCGAAAATCAAGTCCGGCGCCGCCGATCCGCTCCGCGAGACGGCCGGTTCGGTCACGTGGGCCCAGTGCCGCGAGATCGCCGAGCAGAAAATGAAGGATTTGAATGCGTTCGACCTGGATCAGGCGGCACGCATGATTGCGGGTACGGCCCGTTCCATGGGAATCAAGGTCAAGGGCGCGCCCCAGGCCTGA
- the tuf gene encoding elongation factor Tu (EF-Tu; promotes GTP-dependent binding of aminoacyl-tRNA to the A-site of ribosomes during protein biosynthesis; when the tRNA anticodon matches the mRNA codon, GTP hydrolysis results; the inactive EF-Tu-GDP leaves the ribosome and release of GDP is promoted by elongation factor Ts; many prokaryotes have two copies of the gene encoding EF-Tu), giving the protein EMVMPGDNTQFKVKLIVPVAMEQGLRFAIREGGRTVGAGVVSKILD; this is encoded by the coding sequence GAGATGGTCATGCCGGGCGACAATACGCAGTTCAAGGTGAAGCTGATTGTGCCTGTTGCCATGGAGCAGGGCCTTCGTTTCGCCATCCGTGAAGGCGGCCGCACCGTCGGTGCCGGCGTCGTCTCCAAAATCCTGGACTGA